From one Gracilinanus agilis isolate LMUSP501 chromosome 5, AgileGrace, whole genome shotgun sequence genomic stretch:
- the LOC123249799 gene encoding ribosomal biogenesis protein LAS1L-like: MNSPGEGGGGGSGGSGGGPRQLNSPRRGNSPGSSSSGGAEGGGGGSSSGSSGSQRGRARQRPPTVLASGPRVGPRPRASAGSRAGVRPREAAGATATRPRPAPRPRPPVVTEAVPQQTPPRAAEIPLPVSSQGASLPATNSQTSMDVKDDFWAQARRRRKKVRTPAPSAPAPPPPAPPAPALAQAQAPAPAPAPPVQSPAPAPPVQPQVAPKPERSPTVSVIRSATVSVIRSTKQTPANTATAPAPAPAPTPAPAPRPQPREPEPEATRSRSVVPWRSKAEWDQVMVYLFCSDPKLQQYALDRVTAWKSRCGNNLPLAVACTADLVRCKVMEANNTVGSQELVFLYGMALVRFVNLITEPKQKLINIPLRRLAHDMDIPEWIVNLRHDFTHRKLPRLNTCRRGCDFVLDWLRRTYWCRQLGNDLSEPWDSEMDFQETETDGEERAVAEPHVEDHLSKEARRERELYEKIRRVLVSYEEEQFRVLREVRQLPKAIKAWGNSSTEVEWMVSKMKKLTQDHGPVVVDILLSDGFLIPTAEQLEALQIQQARTVNLNNLTLPRSFSHFWQPLLKGLESQPFTQAILEKMLSLLPEFGDTGIRPAYLISWINELLMVYGPCVDHFTSSQRAIRKTWKVVCHNFSLDWSQVLDVCLDCACWATLPILQLLLKTMEPAFPLETQENLMCLCTIYTQGGNPNTNPRSRDGSLPMRRPVYTLEDLQWQVRQTMLADRRSSCKPGEEEEIETELEELYAKTDFDPKSVRKFRMRERPEVLAEKQAALKGSAWQLCTDDVDWSKYPLGRVPGQTDDPNELMLDSYTMMSVVDQPTVQENDSLNSGATHNTDGLLWTQSELHRIKNNIKFF; the protein is encoded by the coding sequence ATGAATAGCCCCGGTGAAGGAGGTGGTGGCGGTAGCGGGGGCAGCGGCGGAGGCCCCCGGCAGCTGAACAGTCCCCGGCGAGGGAATAGCCcgggcagcagcagcagtggaGGCGCcgagggtggtggtggtggcagcagTAGCGGCAGCAGTGGCTCCCAGCGTGGACGAGCCAGGCAGCGGCCCCCCACTGTGCTGGCCAGCGGCCCTCGAGTAGGGCCACGCCCCCGAGCTTCGGCAGGTTCTCGGGCCGGGGTTCGCCCTAGGGAGGCAGCGGGCGCTACAGCGACTCGTCCTCGGCCAGCCCCTCGCCCTCGGCCCCCTGTGGTGACAGAAGCAGTTCCTCAGCAGACACCTCCTCGGGCAGCAGAGATTCCTCTTCCAGTTTCTTCCCAGGGGGCCAGTTTGCCAGCGACCAACTCACAGACCAGCATGGACGTAAAAGACGACTTCTGGGCCCAGGCACGCCGCCGCCGAAAGAAGGTGAGAACACCAGCTCCCTCGGCACCGGCCCCTCCACCACCAGCCCCACCCGCTCCAGCACTGGCACAGGCACAGGCACCGGCACCAGCGCCGGCACCGCCAGTACAAAGCCCGGCACCAGCCCCACCAGTACAGCCACAGGTGGCCCCAAAACCTGAACGGTCACCTACAGTGTCAGTTATCCGGTCAGCCACTGTGTCAGTTATTCGGTCAACTAAACAGACTCCTGCGAACACAGCCACAGCGCCggcaccagcaccagcaccaacaccagcaccagcaccaagGCCCCAGCCTAGGGAGCCTGAACCTGAGGCCACCAGGAGCCGCAGTGTGGTGCCCTGGCGCAGCAAAGCCGAGTGGGACCAGGTGATGGTCTACCTCTTCTGCTCTGACCCGAAGCTTCAACAGTATGCTCTGGACCGAGTGACAGCCTGGAAGAGCCGCTGCGGCAACAACCTTCCCCTGGCTGTGGCCTGCACAGCAGACCTGGTAAGATGCAAAGTCATGGAAGCCAACAACACTGTGGGCTCCCAAGAACTGGTCTTTCTCTATGGCATGGCCCTGGTCCGGTTTGTGAATCTCATAACCGAGCCCAAACAGAAGCTCATCAATATCCCCTTGAGACGCCTGGCACATGACATGGACATACCAGAATGGATCGTGAACCTTCGCCATGACTTCACACACAGGAAACTTCCCAGGCTGAATACTTGTCGAAGAGGCTGTGACTTTGTCTTGGACTGGCTTCGGCGAACCTATTGGTGCCGCCAATTAGGGAATGATCTCTCTGAGCCCTGGGACTCAGAAATGGATTTCCAGGAAACGGAGACGGATGGGGAAGAACGGGCAGTTGCAGAGCCTCACGTGGAGGACCATCTCTCTAAAGAGGccaggagagaaagagaacttTATGAGAAGATACGGAGGGTGCTAGTATCCTATGAAGAAGAGCAATTTAGAGTGCTCCGAGAGGTGAGACAGCTGCCCAAGGCCATCAAGGCTTGGGGAAACTCATCCACCGAGGTGGAGTGGATGGTATCAAAAATGAAGAAGCTGACCCAGGACCATGGGCCTGTCGTGGTGGACATCCTGCTCAGTGATGGCTTCCTCATTCCCACAGCAGAGCAGCTGGAGGCTTTGCAGATTCAGCAAGCAAGAACAGTGAATCTGAACAACCTTACATTGCCCCGGTCCTTTTCCCACTTCTGGCAGCCTCTTTTGAAGGGCTTAGAATCCCAGCCCTTCACACAAGCTATCTTGGAGAAGATGCTGTCATTGCTTCCAGAATTTGGGGACACAGGGATCCGGCCAGCCTACCTCATCAGTTGGATAAATGAACTGCTAATGGTCTATGGTCCCTGTGTAGACCACTTCACTTCTAGCCAGCGTGCCATCAGAAAAACGTGGAAGGTTGTGTGTCACAACTTCTCCTTGGATTGGTCCCAAGTGCTCGATGTCTGCCTGGATTGTGCCTGCTGGGCTACTCTCCCCATCCTCCAACTGCTCCTCAAAACTATGGAGCCAGCCTTCCCCCTGGAAACCCAGGAGAACCTTATGTGTCTCTGTACCATCTACACCCAGGGCGGCAACCCCAATACCAACCCCAGGTCCAGGGATGGCTCTTTGCCTATGAGGAGGCCTGTCTACACTTTGGAAGATCTGCAGTGGCAAGTGAGGCAGACTATGCTGGCTGACCGGAGAAGCAGTTGCAAaccaggggaagaggaggagatagAGACTGAATTGGAAGAGCTTTATGCCAAGACAGACTTTGACCCGAAATCTGTACGGAAGTTCCGCATGAGGGAGAGACCTGAGGTTCTAGCTGAAAAGCAGGCTGCATTGAAGGGCTCTGCTTGGCAGCTTTGCACAGATGATGTAGACTGGAGTAAATATCCACTGGGCAGGGTTCCAGGCCAGACAGATGACCCCAATGAACTCATGCTCGACAGCTACACTATGATGTCTGTTGTGGACCAACCTACAGTCCAAGAGAATGACAGTCTTAACTCTGGAGCAACCCACAACACAGATGGCTTACTGTGGACCCAGAGTGAACTACATCGCATTAAAAACAACATCAAGTTCTTCTAA
- the FAM237B gene encoding protein FAM237B — translation MSCVYRRWWYLQLSSILMMNLVTANFEIQKQALASISSGNLEEIDHECWELCSMMLIEMKKLKIANTVPGFWNFMMFLQKSNRPRHYNIFVNLAQDFWSMYVDCALSRAHGMGRRQLTIPQGWILQRIGSRSMGEKTIKTSNRMMSV, via the exons ATGAGCTGTGTTTACAGAAGATGGTGGTACCTCCAGCTGAGCAGCATACTCATGATGAACCTGGTCACTGCCAATTTTGAAATTCAAAAGCAAGCTCTTGCGAGCATCAGTTCGGGGAACCTAGAAGAGATTGATCATGAGTGCTGGGAGCTTTGTTCCATGATGTTGatagaaatgaaaaaactgaagataGCAAATACTGTTCCTGGATTTTGGAACTTTATGATGTTCTTGCAGAAATCCAACAGACCTCGTCATTATAATATCTTCGTCAACTTAGCCCAGGATTTCTGGAGTATGTATGTAGACTGTGCGCTGTCAAGGGCTCATGGAATGGGAAGAAGACAACTGACCATCCCCCAG GGTTGGATCTTACAACGCATTGGTTCTCGGAGCATGGGAGAGAAGACTATTAAAACATCAAACAGGATGATGTCAGTGTGA